In Pyxidicoccus trucidator, a genomic segment contains:
- a CDS encoding alpha/beta fold hydrolase, with product MKCPTFAAVVAIWGALVLGSLAHASEQSTATRAEGFVGCLDAKEDTALAGSLCARFSVPLDYADPSRERIELFVRKFPAPGRSAGQVWLVAGGPGESGASFYPLLKTLRAAFPGYDLLVPDHRGTGFSSRLCQKEEAADSEGGAALQGAEWATCFEALESDSKRTRAFTITHSAHDLRALMERYSAGRKTWLYGVSYGTQLVLRMMTVAPPRRLDGIVLDSLVPPETTEQWDLSHRSAVVDEVGRAVLAHCDADPGCRARLGDSAVAAMQGLVDDPKLSAAVPGGRPKLFFGALLDSPELRARIPLVLSGLRGGDLEPLRQVQHDLEALGAQFDRFPQASLSIPLVSVISASENNARPGLTKAQVEAEAARFLFVSSLPGQLVGRTSLAYPRDEWFGRSPAALPPVLVLQGDMDPKTPLAGAQAHIRLLPEAAGVNLFTVKGGPHFLLFTAPDCFKAAVSTFVQKRRAPRAACSI from the coding sequence ATGAAATGTCCCACCTTCGCAGCCGTGGTCGCCATCTGGGGTGCACTCGTTCTGGGCAGCCTCGCGCACGCGTCCGAGCAAAGCACGGCGACCCGTGCCGAGGGGTTCGTCGGTTGCCTGGACGCGAAGGAGGATACCGCTCTCGCCGGTTCCCTCTGCGCTCGCTTCAGCGTGCCATTGGACTACGCGGACCCGAGCCGTGAGCGGATCGAGCTTTTCGTCCGCAAGTTCCCGGCTCCGGGGCGGTCGGCCGGGCAGGTCTGGCTCGTGGCGGGTGGGCCCGGCGAGTCAGGGGCTTCGTTCTACCCTCTGCTGAAGACCCTGCGGGCCGCCTTCCCGGGATATGACCTGCTGGTCCCCGATCATCGCGGGACTGGTTTCTCGAGCCGGCTCTGCCAGAAGGAGGAGGCCGCCGACAGTGAAGGGGGCGCCGCGCTCCAGGGCGCCGAGTGGGCGACATGCTTCGAGGCGCTGGAGTCCGATTCCAAGCGCACTCGCGCCTTCACCATCACCCACTCCGCCCACGATTTGCGCGCGCTGATGGAGCGATACTCCGCCGGCCGGAAGACGTGGCTCTATGGGGTCTCCTACGGCACGCAGCTGGTGTTGCGCATGATGACGGTCGCCCCGCCGCGGCGCCTCGATGGAATCGTGCTCGATTCCCTCGTTCCTCCGGAAACGACCGAGCAATGGGACCTCAGTCATCGCTCGGCCGTCGTCGACGAGGTGGGCCGCGCGGTTCTCGCGCATTGCGACGCGGACCCGGGCTGCCGTGCTCGTCTCGGGGACTCGGCGGTCGCCGCCATGCAGGGGCTCGTCGACGATCCCAAGTTGTCCGCTGCCGTCCCCGGGGGGCGTCCGAAACTCTTCTTTGGAGCACTGCTGGACAGCCCGGAGCTGCGGGCGCGGATTCCCCTCGTCCTCTCGGGCCTCAGAGGCGGAGACCTCGAGCCGTTGCGGCAGGTCCAGCATGACCTGGAGGCACTGGGCGCCCAGTTCGACCGTTTCCCGCAGGCATCGCTTTCCATCCCGCTCGTCAGCGTCATCAGCGCATCCGAGAACAACGCCCGGCCAGGCCTCACCAAGGCCCAGGTGGAGGCCGAAGCCGCCCGGTTCCTGTTCGTCAGCAGCCTGCCGGGTCAGCTCGTCGGTCGCACGTCACTGGCCTATCCGCGCGACGAGTGGTTCGGCCGGTCTCCAGCCGCTCTTCCGCCGGTCCTGGTTCTCCAGGGCGACATGGACCCCAAGACGCCCCTTGCTGGCGCCCAGGCCCATATCCGCCTCCTGCCCGAAGCCGCTGGCGTCAACCTGTTCACCGTCAAGGGTGGGCCGCACTTCCTGCTCTTCACGGCGCCAGATTGCTTCAAAGCCGCGGTGAGCACCTTCGTCCAGAAGCGGCGTGCGCCTCGTGCGGCTTGTTCGATTTGA
- a CDS encoding lysoplasmalogenase has translation MATKILAAVGAVGAVGFLLALDLERRDIRMVTKALPMLCLLLWLWPPRERYPRWIFSGLVLSLLGDLLLELGPAWFLPGLGAFLLAHVSYSAAYLSVSRRPRLARALPFALLGVGASVFLWPGLGSLALPVTLYVAVICTMGWRSAAMMGNPVLARRAQWIALAGALMFTASDGLLAVKLFVRPLPGASYAIMLLYWAAQACIAVSAREALASPSHVSSPGLASPSA, from the coding sequence TTGGCGACGAAAATCCTCGCGGCAGTGGGCGCCGTGGGGGCGGTGGGCTTCCTCCTGGCTCTAGACTTGGAGCGCCGTGACATCCGGATGGTGACCAAGGCGCTGCCCATGCTCTGCCTGCTCCTGTGGCTGTGGCCGCCGCGGGAGCGCTACCCCCGGTGGATCTTCTCCGGGCTTGTGCTCTCGCTGCTCGGAGATCTGCTGCTGGAGCTGGGGCCGGCTTGGTTCCTGCCGGGCCTGGGCGCCTTCCTGTTGGCACATGTGAGCTATTCCGCCGCGTACCTCTCCGTGTCGCGACGCCCCCGTCTGGCGCGGGCACTTCCCTTCGCGCTGCTGGGTGTGGGGGCCAGCGTGTTCCTGTGGCCGGGCCTCGGGAGCCTGGCGCTGCCTGTGACGCTCTATGTCGCCGTCATCTGCACGATGGGCTGGCGCTCGGCGGCCATGATGGGGAACCCGGTGCTGGCCCGGCGAGCGCAGTGGATTGCGCTCGCGGGCGCGCTGATGTTCACCGCCAGCGATGGGTTGCTCGCCGTGAAGCTCTTCGTGCGTCCACTGCCCGGCGCGAGCTACGCCATCATGTTGCTCTACTGGGCCGCGCAGGCTTGTATTGCCGTCTCGGCCCGCGAGGCCCTGGCTTCACCCTCCCATGTCTCCTCTCCGGGGCTCGCGTCACCGAGCGCCTGA
- a CDS encoding trypsin-like peptidase domain-containing protein: MRQSRNGVRAQVLGALLGSLVLATGCEPAEPGGPTAEVVADGKPELETRQDSVVYGTDNRQDVSLHTSPFLRARAHQSTVALMSPSAINATNPNNVTFTGPALGVAYNLCATERFLDDPTGAYCSGTLIDDDLVLTAGHCINASTCANTRMVFNFYRASAFGPQTVTTQDIFSCSSVVVRELGTVGGKVLDHAIVRLDRSAAPRFTPAPVNPANAALASAQGVAVIGSGSGIPYKIDSGGTVRDPRAATLDYFVATTDTFGGNSGSGVYELRYQSLVGILVRGETDYVANGSCNLVNVCSETGCRGEDITYVRPAVDAYCAVSTSRRLCGETYGGNTLTYDRANTQSATVNTADAYFDLTEGQTVHLGTCGLPGAFASGDTVLRLYNQANTQVLLSDDAFSYGNYCTFMRYTVPAGGTGTYSVHAGCISNTRCRGTVAWSLGGNLYGAANTQSATQGTFDQRFTLTEGQTLQVGTCGMTGATVTGDTYLRLFDPQGVQLMVSDDACGGRGSNIKYTVPAGKGGSYQLRAGCYANGACSGNLAYASSGGSGSFVYDAANTASATTGTINHDLILSAGQVLTVGSCGMPNAYTPQDTFLRLVNAGGTEVAFNDDTCGAGSRITYTAPADGIYQLRAGCYGTNACSGTVAYSTN, from the coding sequence ATGCGGCAGTCTCGAAACGGAGTGCGCGCCCAGGTCCTGGGCGCGCTGCTGGGCAGTCTCGTCCTCGCAACGGGCTGTGAGCCCGCGGAGCCTGGAGGCCCCACGGCCGAGGTCGTCGCGGACGGGAAGCCGGAGCTGGAGACGCGGCAGGACAGCGTCGTCTACGGCACCGACAACCGTCAGGACGTGTCCTTGCACACCAGCCCGTTCCTGCGGGCGCGTGCCCACCAGTCCACGGTGGCGCTGATGAGTCCGTCCGCCATCAACGCGACCAACCCGAACAACGTCACGTTCACCGGGCCCGCGCTGGGTGTGGCGTACAACCTCTGCGCCACGGAGCGCTTCCTGGACGACCCGACCGGGGCGTACTGCTCGGGCACGCTCATCGACGACGACCTGGTGCTCACCGCGGGTCATTGCATCAACGCCTCGACGTGCGCCAACACCCGCATGGTCTTCAACTTCTACCGTGCGTCGGCCTTCGGACCGCAGACGGTGACGACGCAGGACATCTTCAGCTGCTCGTCGGTGGTGGTGCGCGAGCTGGGGACGGTGGGCGGGAAGGTCCTGGACCATGCCATCGTCCGGCTGGACCGCTCCGCCGCGCCGCGCTTCACCCCGGCGCCGGTGAACCCGGCGAACGCGGCCCTGGCGAGTGCCCAGGGCGTGGCGGTCATCGGCTCGGGCAGCGGCATTCCCTACAAGATTGACTCGGGCGGAACCGTGCGGGACCCGCGCGCGGCCACCCTGGACTACTTCGTGGCCACCACGGACACCTTCGGGGGCAACTCCGGCTCGGGTGTGTACGAGCTGCGCTACCAGTCGCTCGTCGGCATCCTGGTGCGCGGTGAAACGGACTACGTCGCCAACGGGAGCTGCAACCTCGTCAACGTGTGCTCGGAAACGGGCTGCCGGGGCGAGGACATCACCTACGTGCGTCCGGCCGTCGACGCGTACTGTGCCGTGTCCACCAGCCGTCGCCTCTGTGGCGAGACGTACGGAGGCAACACGCTGACGTATGACCGCGCCAACACCCAGTCCGCCACAGTGAATACGGCCGATGCGTACTTCGACCTGACCGAGGGGCAGACGGTGCACCTCGGGACGTGCGGCCTGCCGGGAGCCTTCGCCAGCGGGGACACCGTGCTGCGGCTCTACAACCAGGCGAACACGCAGGTGCTGCTCAGTGACGACGCGTTCAGCTACGGCAACTACTGCACGTTCATGCGCTACACCGTGCCAGCGGGCGGGACGGGGACGTACTCGGTGCACGCCGGGTGCATCTCCAACACCCGGTGTCGCGGCACCGTCGCATGGAGCCTGGGTGGCAACCTCTACGGTGCGGCGAACACGCAGTCCGCCACGCAGGGCACCTTCGACCAACGCTTCACCCTCACCGAGGGCCAGACGCTCCAGGTGGGCACCTGCGGCATGACGGGCGCCACCGTCACCGGCGACACCTACCTCCGGCTGTTCGACCCGCAGGGAGTGCAGCTGATGGTCAGCGATGACGCCTGTGGCGGCAGGGGGTCCAACATCAAGTACACCGTCCCCGCGGGCAAGGGGGGCAGCTACCAGCTGCGCGCGGGCTGCTACGCCAACGGGGCGTGCAGCGGCAACCTGGCCTATGCGTCCAGCGGCGGCTCCGGCTCGTTCGTCTACGACGCGGCCAACACCGCCAGCGCCACGACGGGTACCATCAACCATGACCTCATCCTGTCCGCCGGCCAGGTGCTGACGGTGGGCTCGTGCGGGATGCCCAACGCGTACACCCCGCAGGACACCTTCCTGCGGCTGGTGAACGCGGGCGGCACCGAGGTGGCCTTCAACGACGACACCTGCGGCGCGGGCTCGCGCATCACCTACACCGCGCCAGCGGACGGCATCTACCAGCTGCGCGCCGGCTGCTACGGCACCAACGCCTGCAGCGGCACCGTGGCCTACAGCACGAACTGA
- a CDS encoding CARDB domain-containing protein: PYLNAGQCQALTVQGPAYASTEGAWYLGAVVDPQSFISELIDDNNTRTGSRIGVGNKPDFIVSAVSGPASATSGQQLSVSVTVCNQGTVSGSAPVEVYLSADATITPNGPTGPSPDFFVGYAASPYLNAGQCQVLTVQGPAYASTEGAWYLGAVVDPQSFISELIENNNTRTGSRIGVGNKPDFIVSAVSGPASATSGQQLSVSVTVCNQGTVSGSAPVEVYLSADATITPNGPTGPSPDFFVGYAASPYLNAGQCQVLTVQGPASVPTTGSYYAGAVVDPQSSIAELIDDNNTRAGTLVSVTP, encoded by the coding sequence CGCCATACCTCAACGCCGGCCAGTGCCAGGCGCTGACGGTGCAGGGCCCGGCGTATGCCTCCACCGAGGGCGCCTGGTACCTGGGCGCCGTGGTGGATCCGCAGAGCTTCATCTCCGAGCTGATTGACGACAACAACACCCGGACCGGCAGCCGCATCGGCGTGGGCAACAAGCCTGACTTCATCGTGTCCGCGGTCTCGGGGCCGGCCAGCGCCACGTCCGGACAGCAGCTCTCCGTCTCCGTGACGGTGTGCAACCAGGGCACCGTCAGTGGCAGTGCGCCGGTGGAGGTGTACCTATCGGCGGATGCAACCATCACCCCCAACGGCCCGACGGGGCCCTCGCCGGACTTCTTCGTCGGCTACGCAGCCTCGCCATACCTCAACGCCGGCCAGTGCCAGGTGCTGACGGTGCAGGGCCCGGCGTATGCCTCCACCGAGGGCGCCTGGTACCTGGGCGCCGTGGTGGATCCGCAGAGCTTCATCTCCGAGCTGATTGAGAACAACAACACCCGGACCGGCAGCCGCATCGGCGTGGGCAACAAGCCTGACTTCATCGTGTCCGCGGTCTCGGGGCCGGCCAGCGCCACGTCCGGACAGCAGCTCTCCGTCTCCGTGACGGTGTGCAACCAGGGCACCGTCAGTGGCAGCGCGCCGGTGGAGGTGTACCTGTCGGCGGACGCAACCATCACCCCCAACGGCCCGACGGGGCCCTCGCCGGACTTCTTCGTCGGCTACGCCGCCTCGCCGTACCTCAACGCCGGCCAGTGCCAGGTGCTGACGGTGCAGGGCCCGGCGTCCGTGCCCACGACAGGCTCGTACTACGCGGGGGCGGTGGTGGATCCGCAGAGCTCCATCGCGGAGCTGATTGACGACAACAACACCCGGGCGGGCACGCTGGTCTCCGTCACGCCCTGA
- a CDS encoding kelch repeat-containing protein: MQPGCVSGRLVFVVLCGVFVLACEQKSALPSSAEAVSLARAYFPELAAEVAASPGAAPASAAQARALTAQLTGSGSLALTTRGLTFHVAQTPGSGDAPALRRERAAAFAGERHFWFPVGASTEVAQGWRTSRLEEAWVVDGSEGLHRAEYHVTLPPSVRRLRDTGEYVEFLDAQGLPVLRFHPSEVRDARGQSRRGGVRLSGVRETSLANVFEAEGPRVGLVTDVSLEGLAAPLVVDPGWSSTATMATARAQHASLLLPDGDILVAGGVNRTGFVTSAERFDPETGTWASAGNPGIQGNVAVGVMLPTGRAFIMTDGSLSARIHDAATNTWSATGAMAATRSLPTVTVLPSGQVLVAGGSNLNTAELYDAATNTFTATGAMSVVHRAHTATLLRDGRVLAVSGFNSVDGEVPVAELYDSASGTWSLAASPLVPRHYTAGTLLPDGRVLLVGGFTAGGVTTHAELYDPAANTWTATGALLHPRNGHTATLLPGGKVLVQGGSNAARDVQPVSELYDPATGAWSAAGTMAVPRENATATLLPTGQVLVAGGYSSNPSLAFFADVELYEASSERWAPAGNLAQGRSSASVLLPSGQVLVAGGRGAGAVLGTAERYTRSSNAWAPAASLATARERATLSLLPSGRVLAVGGANGGGSLASAELYDAVAEAWTSAGSMATARDGHTATVLGSGQVLVVGGAGTGATELYDPAANAWSSVGPAATPRARHAAVLLHDGRVLVAGGENGGVQLASAELYDPTSNTWAPAAGLAEARSSFTLTLLPSGRVLAAAGTSLAGELESAEVYDPASNTWSPAGALGTSRAFHSAALLPSGRVLVAGGQGAGGTVLASAELYDGATNTWMPATSLAAERMRFDTVVLPSQEVLAVGGQGAGGAWLASAELYEDTGAQPGWRPVVTGPDVVLNTCSARITGTLFRGISGASGGDHKDSATNFPLARLQAAEGRRLWSLEGTEMSDTGVTVFIPASATPGAYALSVFASAIGGGRMVTVVQNAAPVAQDLTASTPYGVPVNLTLVATDAEAGAPLSYVIVTPPAHGTLSGTPPSVTYTPNPGYVGPDSFTFRSRDCGLDSNVATVTLGVVDQTPPSLTCPADFVVEATGPAGAQVTYPPATVSDEITTNPTVTYSPPSGSTLPLGTTTVTVTAEDAARNRATCTFQVTVEDSTPLELTCPANMVVEATGPSGASVTYTPATVSGPGTPAATVTYSPPSGSTLPLGDTTVEVTAEDADGNQVSCTFLVTVRDTTPPTLSCPEDVRVSSDEADGTPVTYAPESTDAVSTPTVTASPGSGSRLPHGVTRVTVTSTDAAGNSAQCAFDVTVQAQVVSIAGGACQAAGGGANAALVVLSVLALWAGRRRGRERVSP, encoded by the coding sequence ATGCAGCCAGGTTGCGTCTCGGGACGCCTTGTCTTCGTGGTGCTCTGCGGTGTCTTCGTCCTCGCGTGCGAGCAGAAGAGCGCCCTGCCGTCCTCGGCGGAGGCGGTCTCCCTGGCGCGGGCCTACTTCCCCGAGCTCGCCGCCGAGGTGGCGGCGTCCCCCGGAGCCGCGCCCGCTTCGGCCGCGCAGGCCCGTGCGCTCACCGCCCAGCTCACCGGGAGCGGCTCGCTCGCGCTGACGACACGCGGGCTGACCTTCCACGTCGCGCAGACGCCCGGCTCCGGCGACGCACCGGCGCTGCGCCGTGAGCGCGCGGCGGCCTTCGCGGGCGAGCGACACTTCTGGTTCCCGGTGGGCGCCTCCACCGAGGTGGCGCAAGGCTGGCGGACGTCGCGCCTGGAGGAGGCCTGGGTGGTGGATGGCTCCGAGGGCCTCCACCGCGCGGAGTACCACGTCACGCTCCCGCCCTCGGTGCGCCGCCTCCGTGACACCGGTGAGTACGTGGAGTTCCTCGACGCGCAGGGGCTGCCCGTCCTCCGCTTCCATCCCTCCGAGGTTCGCGACGCCCGGGGCCAGTCCCGCCGTGGCGGCGTGCGGCTGTCGGGCGTACGCGAGACCTCGCTGGCGAACGTGTTCGAGGCCGAGGGCCCGCGGGTGGGCCTCGTCACCGACGTCTCCCTCGAGGGGCTCGCCGCGCCGCTGGTGGTGGACCCGGGCTGGTCGTCGACGGCCACCATGGCGACCGCGAGGGCCCAGCACGCCTCGCTGCTGTTGCCCGACGGCGACATCCTGGTGGCGGGCGGCGTCAACCGGACCGGGTTCGTGACTTCCGCCGAGCGCTTCGACCCGGAGACCGGCACCTGGGCCTCGGCCGGCAATCCCGGCATCCAGGGCAACGTCGCGGTGGGCGTCATGCTGCCCACCGGAAGGGCGTTCATCATGACGGATGGCAGCCTGTCGGCGCGCATCCATGACGCCGCGACGAACACCTGGTCCGCCACGGGGGCGATGGCCGCGACTCGCAGCCTGCCCACCGTCACCGTCCTGCCCTCGGGGCAGGTGCTCGTCGCGGGAGGCTCCAACCTGAACACGGCGGAGCTCTACGACGCAGCGACGAACACCTTCACCGCCACCGGCGCCATGTCCGTCGTCCACCGCGCCCACACCGCCACGTTGCTGAGGGACGGGCGGGTGCTGGCGGTCAGCGGCTTCAACAGCGTCGATGGAGAGGTGCCCGTCGCGGAGCTCTATGACTCCGCCTCTGGAACCTGGTCGCTGGCGGCGTCGCCCCTGGTGCCCCGGCACTACACAGCGGGGACGTTGCTCCCCGATGGCCGGGTCCTGCTCGTGGGCGGCTTCACGGCGGGGGGCGTCACCACCCACGCGGAGCTCTATGACCCGGCGGCCAACACGTGGACCGCCACCGGTGCGCTCCTCCATCCCCGAAACGGGCACACGGCCACCCTGCTGCCTGGCGGCAAGGTCCTGGTCCAGGGCGGCTCGAACGCGGCGCGCGACGTGCAGCCCGTCTCGGAGCTGTATGACCCGGCGACGGGAGCCTGGTCCGCCGCCGGCACGATGGCGGTGCCTCGCGAGAATGCCACTGCCACCCTGCTGCCGACCGGCCAGGTGCTGGTTGCCGGTGGCTACAGCTCGAACCCGAGCCTGGCCTTCTTCGCGGACGTGGAGCTCTACGAGGCTTCCAGCGAGCGGTGGGCTCCTGCCGGCAATCTCGCGCAGGGCCGGAGCTCGGCCTCCGTGCTGCTGCCTTCCGGCCAGGTCCTGGTCGCGGGGGGGCGGGGCGCGGGTGCCGTGCTGGGGACGGCGGAGCGCTACACGCGCTCCAGCAACGCCTGGGCTCCCGCCGCCTCCCTGGCCACCGCGCGCGAGCGCGCCACGCTGAGCCTGTTGCCGTCCGGCCGGGTGCTCGCCGTCGGCGGGGCGAATGGTGGTGGGTCGCTGGCCTCGGCGGAGCTGTACGACGCCGTGGCCGAGGCCTGGACGTCCGCGGGCTCGATGGCGACCGCCCGGGACGGGCACACCGCGACGGTGCTCGGCTCGGGCCAGGTGCTCGTGGTGGGCGGCGCGGGCACCGGGGCGACGGAGCTGTATGACCCGGCCGCCAACGCGTGGAGCTCCGTCGGGCCGGCCGCCACGCCCCGCGCGCGCCACGCGGCCGTGTTGCTGCACGATGGCCGGGTCCTGGTGGCGGGTGGCGAGAATGGGGGCGTGCAGCTGGCGTCCGCGGAGCTGTATGACCCGACCTCCAACACCTGGGCCCCCGCGGCAGGCCTCGCGGAGGCACGGTCCTCCTTCACCCTGACGCTGCTGCCCTCGGGCCGGGTGCTGGCGGCGGCGGGGACCTCGCTGGCGGGGGAGCTGGAGTCGGCCGAGGTATATGACCCGGCCTCCAACACCTGGAGCCCGGCGGGGGCGCTGGGCACCTCGCGCGCCTTCCATTCCGCCGCGCTGCTGCCGTCGGGCCGGGTGCTCGTCGCGGGAGGGCAGGGGGCGGGGGGAACGGTGCTCGCGAGCGCGGAGCTGTACGACGGCGCGACGAACACCTGGATGCCCGCGACGAGCCTCGCCGCCGAGCGGATGCGCTTCGACACCGTCGTGCTGCCCTCGCAGGAGGTGCTCGCGGTGGGGGGGCAGGGCGCCGGGGGCGCGTGGCTGGCAAGCGCCGAGCTGTATGAGGACACCGGGGCGCAGCCGGGCTGGCGTCCGGTGGTGACGGGGCCCGACGTGGTGCTGAACACCTGCTCCGCCCGCATCACCGGCACGCTGTTCCGGGGCATCTCCGGAGCCAGCGGGGGAGACCACAAGGACTCCGCGACGAACTTCCCGCTGGCGCGGCTGCAGGCGGCCGAGGGGCGCCGGCTCTGGTCGTTGGAGGGCACCGAGATGTCCGACACCGGCGTGACGGTGTTCATTCCCGCGAGTGCGACGCCGGGCGCCTACGCGCTCTCTGTCTTCGCCAGTGCGATTGGCGGCGGGCGGATGGTGACGGTGGTGCAGAACGCCGCGCCGGTGGCGCAGGACCTGACGGCCTCCACGCCGTACGGCGTGCCCGTGAATCTGACGCTGGTGGCGACGGATGCCGAAGCGGGGGCTCCGCTGAGCTACGTCATCGTCACCCCGCCGGCCCACGGGACGCTGAGCGGGACGCCGCCCTCCGTCACGTACACGCCCAACCCGGGCTACGTGGGGCCTGACAGCTTCACCTTCCGCTCGCGGGACTGCGGCCTGGACAGCAACGTCGCCACCGTGACGCTCGGCGTGGTCGACCAGACGCCTCCGAGCCTCACCTGCCCGGCGGACTTCGTCGTGGAGGCCACCGGGCCCGCGGGGGCGCAGGTGACGTATCCCCCCGCCACCGTGAGCGACGAAATCACCACGAATCCCACGGTGACGTACTCGCCGCCGTCGGGGAGCACCCTCCCGCTGGGGACCACGACAGTCACCGTGACGGCGGAGGACGCGGCGCGCAATCGGGCGACGTGCACCTTCCAGGTGACGGTGGAGGACTCGACGCCCCTGGAGCTGACGTGTCCCGCGAACATGGTGGTGGAGGCGACGGGCCCCTCGGGCGCCAGCGTGACGTACACGCCGGCCACCGTCTCGGGGCCGGGCACGCCTGCTGCCACGGTGACGTACTCACCGCCGTCGGGAAGCACCCTGCCGCTGGGAGACACGACGGTGGAGGTGACGGCGGAGGATGCGGACGGCAACCAGGTCTCGTGCACCTTCCTGGTGACGGTGCGGGACACGACGCCTCCGACGCTGAGCTGTCCGGAGGACGTGCGGGTGAGCTCGGACGAGGCGGATGGCACGCCCGTGACGTACGCGCCGGAGTCCACGGACGCGGTCTCCACCCCCACCGTCACCGCGTCGCCCGGGTCCGGCTCCCGCCTTCCCCATGGCGTGACTCGCGTCACCGTCACCTCGACGGATGCCGCCGGAAACTCCGCGCAGTGCGCGTTCGACGTCACCGTCCAGGCCCAGGTGGTGTCCATTGCCGGCGGCGCCTGTCAGGCCGCCGGTGGAGGCGCGAATGCGGCGCTGGTCGTCCTGTCGGTCCTCGCCCTGTGGGCGGGGCGCCGGCGCGGCCGGGAGCGGGTCTCCCCGTGA
- a CDS encoding tetratricopeptide repeat protein translates to MDVASPALMGLKSNRLGVLGEQGERLLELEHVRRVLAHRERVYGAAHPDVALDVHEVGRLLRLLGRPDEARGFHARGVSFQRPLVDKGEMDGAGLRALADALLFLGQVDEARRHVEQALASMERDLGPSSSERIEAPLLLGDVQLARGQPAEALVPLRTALEALTALSRVAVDFMQRCRPACPLTGALHQKSTAPMFQALTALRGRRKDSVRRCRQLMCLHSNYTTPLLAPILPALIFRPSRELRVQQD, encoded by the coding sequence GTGGACGTCGCCAGCCCGGCGCTGATGGGGCTGAAGTCGAACCGGCTCGGCGTCCTGGGCGAGCAGGGCGAGCGTTTGCTGGAGCTGGAGCACGTCCGACGCGTCCTGGCGCATCGCGAGCGCGTCTATGGCGCCGCACACCCGGACGTGGCCCTGGACGTGCACGAGGTGGGGAGGCTGCTGCGCCTCCTGGGGCGTCCGGACGAGGCGCGAGGCTTCCACGCGCGCGGCGTCTCGTTCCAGCGGCCCCTGGTCGACAAGGGCGAGATGGATGGCGCGGGGCTGCGCGCCCTGGCGGATGCCCTCCTCTTCCTGGGGCAGGTGGACGAGGCCCGGCGTCATGTGGAGCAGGCGCTCGCGAGCATGGAGCGGGACCTGGGGCCTTCGTCGTCCGAGCGCATCGAGGCGCCGCTGCTGCTGGGGGACGTCCAGCTCGCGCGAGGCCAACCCGCCGAGGCCCTGGTGCCACTTCGGACCGCGCTGGAGGCGCTCACGGCGCTGTCGCGGGTAGCGGTCGATTTCATGCAACGGTGTCGCCCGGCCTGTCCCCTCACCGGCGCGCTCCACCAGAAGTCCACCGCCCCCATGTTCCAGGCGCTGACCGCCCTGCGAGGCCGCCGGAAGGACAGCGTAAGACGATGTAGACAATTGATGTGTCTTCATAGCAATTATACAACACCGTTGCTTGCTCCCATACTGCCCGCGTTGATATTCCGCCCTTCGCGTGAATTGCGCGTTCAGCAGGACTGA
- a CDS encoding CARDB domain-containing protein, translated as MSAVTGPASATSGQQISVSVTVCNQGTVSGSAPVEVYLSADATITPNGPTGPSPDFFVGYAASPYLNAGQCQVLTVQGPAYASTEGAWYLGAVVDPQNSISELIENNNTQTGSRIGVGNKPDFIVSAVSGPASATSGQQLSVSVTVCNQGTVSGSAPVEVYLSADATITPNGPTGPSPDFFVGYAASPYLNAGQCQALTVQGPAYASTEGAWYLGAVVDPQSFISELIENNNTQTGSRIGVGNKPDFIVSAVSGPASATSGQQLSVSVTVCNQGTVSGSAPVEVYLSADATITPNGPTGPSPDFFVGYAASPYLNAGQCQALTVQGPAYASTEGAWYLGAVVDPQSFISELI; from the coding sequence GTGTCCGCGGTAACGGGGCCGGCCAGCGCCACGTCCGGACAGCAGATCTCCGTCTCCGTGACGGTATGCAACCAGGGCACCGTCAGTGGCAGCGCGCCGGTGGAGGTGTACCTGTCGGCGGATGCAACCATCACTCCCAACGGCCCTACGGGGCCATCGCCGGACTTCTTCGTCGGCTACGCAGCCTCGCCATACCTCAACGCCGGCCAGTGCCAGGTGCTGACGGTGCAGGGCCCGGCGTATGCCTCCACCGAGGGCGCCTGGTACCTGGGCGCCGTGGTGGATCCGCAGAACTCCATCTCCGAGCTGATTGAGAACAACAACACCCAGACCGGCAGCCGCATCGGCGTGGGCAACAAGCCTGACTTCATCGTGTCCGCGGTCTCGGGGCCGGCCAGCGCCACGTCCGGACAGCAGCTCTCCGTCTCCGTGACGGTATGCAACCAGGGCACCGTCAGTGGCAGTGCGCCGGTGGAGGTGTACCTGTCGGCGGATGCAACCATCACCCCCAACGGCCCTACGGGGCCATCGCCGGACTTCTTCGTCGGCTACGCAGCCTCGCCATACCTCAACGCCGGCCAGTGCCAGGCGCTGACGGTGCAGGGCCCGGCGTATGCCTCCACCGAGGGCGCCTGGTACCTGGGCGCCGTGGTGGATCCGCAGAGCTTCATCTCCGAGCTGATTGAGAACAACAACACCCAGACCGGCAGCCGCATCGGCGTGGGCAACAAGCCTGACTTCATCGTGTCCGCGGTCTCGGGGCCGGCCAGCGCCACGTCCGGACAGCAGCTCTCCGTCTCCGTGACGGTATGCAACCAGGGCACCGTCAGTGGCAGTGCGCCGGTGGAGGTGTACCTGTCGGCGGATGCAACCATCACCCCCAACGGCCCTACGGGGCCATCGCCGGACTTCTTCGTCGGCTACGCAGCCTCGCCATACCTCAACGCCGGCCAGTGCCAGGCGCTGACGGTGCAGGGCCCGGCGTATGCCTCCACCGAGGGCGCCTGGTACCTGGGCGCCGTGGTGGATCCGCAGAGCTTCATCTCCGAGCTGATTGA